A window of the Sporosarcina sp. FSL K6-2383 genome harbors these coding sequences:
- a CDS encoding FAD-binding oxidoreductase, whose product MRKYIIIGAGILGASTAYHLAKAGADVLVIDRKDAGQATDAAAGIICPWLSQRRNKAWYALAKAGAAYYQPLISQLEEDGETDTGYRAVGAINLHTDSVKLGKMEKRAMTRREDAPEIGDIRQLNAMDTSALFPPLSSDYSSVHVSGAARVNGRALRDALIQGANKHGAKFTCGSAALIATNNHVTGVQVGEQLFSANTVIVTAGAWAAELLTPLGVNLQINAQKAQIVHLQLNHTQTDKWPVVMPPTDQYILAFDEGKVVIGATHEDDVQFDQHVTAGGLHEVLDKALSVAPGLEDATFSEARVGYRPFTPGFLPIIGEVPGVKGLLLANGLGASGLTVGPFLGQQLAQLALGEPVDIDLELYDVAAAIATS is encoded by the coding sequence ATGAGGAAATATATTATTATTGGTGCTGGAATTTTAGGTGCGTCGACAGCGTATCATTTGGCGAAAGCTGGTGCAGACGTATTAGTTATTGATCGTAAGGATGCAGGACAGGCAACGGATGCCGCGGCTGGAATTATTTGTCCGTGGTTGTCCCAGCGGAGAAATAAAGCCTGGTATGCACTTGCGAAAGCGGGGGCGGCGTATTATCAGCCACTCATCAGTCAACTTGAAGAAGATGGCGAAACGGACACAGGTTATCGGGCGGTTGGCGCCATTAATTTGCATACGGATTCTGTTAAACTCGGCAAAATGGAAAAACGTGCAATGACAAGAAGAGAGGATGCGCCTGAAATAGGTGACATTCGCCAATTAAATGCAATGGATACATCAGCATTATTCCCACCCCTATCCTCAGATTATTCGTCTGTTCATGTTAGTGGTGCAGCGCGAGTCAATGGACGAGCTTTGCGGGATGCCCTCATCCAAGGGGCAAACAAACATGGTGCAAAATTTACTTGTGGCTCAGCTGCGCTTATTGCAACCAACAACCATGTCACGGGTGTCCAAGTAGGTGAGCAATTGTTTAGTGCAAACACCGTCATTGTAACAGCGGGTGCTTGGGCCGCTGAATTGTTGACGCCGCTTGGTGTTAATTTACAAATAAATGCCCAAAAAGCACAAATTGTTCATTTGCAACTAAATCATACACAAACTGATAAATGGCCTGTTGTTATGCCGCCGACAGATCAATATATTTTGGCATTTGATGAGGGGAAAGTGGTAATCGGCGCGACGCATGAAGATGATGTTCAATTTGATCAGCATGTCACGGCAGGTGGCTTGCATGAAGTGTTGGATAAAGCATTGTCAGTAGCACCTGGCTTAGAGGATGCTACATTTAGCGAAGCCCGCGTAGGTTATCGTCCATTTACACCAGGATTTCTGCCGATTATTGGCGAAGTGCCGGGAGTAAAAGGTTTACTTCTGGCCAACGGACTTGGAGCTTCTGGTTTAACGGTCGGACCATTTCTAGGACAGCAGTTGGCACAACTAGCGTTAGGTGAACCAGTTGATATTGATTTGGAATTGTATGATGTTGCTGCAGCTATCGCGACTAGTTGA
- the helD gene encoding RNA polymerase recycling motor HelD: MNMENKQEQQRVNNVVKIITEQIGKLENETGRRRKEVVDFRKHFWDDVKINTDTFDDYLETIIGLRQQSQTLAVNESTHRQASKRLSELRRMEKVPYFGRIDILEEGVSTRESIYIGVSTLMDENGEDFLIYDWRAPISSVYYDYGPGPIEYTTPGGVIHGMLEKKWQYIISGGVIESLFDTSLTIGDEILQKVLGKGTDKHLNSIVATIQQEQNRIIRHDHGRLLIVQGVAGSGKTSAALQRIAYLLYKYRDRLRADQIILFSPNAMFNSYVSTVLPELGEENMQQVTFQEYLNHRLSNAFQVENPYEQLEFVLTESEAPSYKTRVASIQFKASPRFFEAIQSYRQSLEVSGMIFRGIKFKGKSIVSAEQMTEKFYSEDTSIRFYNRIERLTEWLNDRIDEVEKQELTKQWVQEEIELLSDEDYRKIHSHLQKKRNSKEEEFDNYEDEIETLGRLIVRKKLRPLRKRIQALQFINMKGIYKQLFANPMQMKPWMKGDAPEKWADICQLSVEMLDEGKLFYEDATPFLLLKELIHGFQMNSTIKHVLVDEAQDYSSFQFEFLKRLFPAAKMTALGDFNQAIFAHASEVVDFHTLTGLYGPEETEGITLTRSYRSTKPIVEFTRGLVPNGKQITAFERDGDKPILAQLPTHAELHRCIASKISDLQKQKYNTIAIICKSAAESAVAFEALSGLEEIKLVKSGSVEYEQGVVVIPAYLAKGIEFDAVIIYDASAQVYSDESLRRLFYTACTRAMHHLQLYSVGEPSPFLLNVTPESIVRR; encoded by the coding sequence ATGAATATGGAAAATAAGCAAGAGCAACAACGGGTGAACAACGTCGTGAAAATCATCACAGAGCAAATTGGCAAGCTGGAAAACGAAACCGGTCGACGTCGTAAAGAAGTTGTCGATTTCCGAAAACACTTTTGGGATGACGTTAAGATTAACACAGATACATTCGACGATTATCTGGAAACGATTATTGGCTTGAGACAGCAGAGTCAAACGCTAGCGGTAAATGAAAGTACTCATAGACAAGCTTCCAAGCGCTTATCAGAGCTACGTCGCATGGAGAAGGTACCCTATTTCGGTCGGATCGATATACTCGAGGAAGGTGTATCTACTAGGGAAAGTATTTACATCGGCGTCTCTACGCTAATGGATGAAAATGGAGAGGACTTCCTAATCTACGATTGGAGAGCACCAATTTCGAGCGTCTACTATGATTACGGACCAGGTCCGATTGAATATACCACACCCGGAGGAGTGATTCACGGGATGTTGGAGAAGAAATGGCAATATATAATCAGTGGTGGGGTTATTGAATCTTTGTTCGACACGAGTCTCACTATCGGGGATGAAATTTTACAAAAAGTGCTTGGCAAAGGCACAGACAAACATTTGAACAGCATAGTGGCTACCATCCAACAGGAGCAAAATCGAATTATCCGGCACGATCACGGAAGACTATTGATCGTTCAAGGAGTAGCTGGCAGTGGTAAGACATCAGCTGCCTTGCAACGGATTGCATACTTGCTTTATAAGTATCGGGATAGACTGAGAGCCGATCAAATCATTCTATTTTCGCCTAATGCGATGTTTAACAGCTATGTCTCAACAGTTTTGCCTGAGCTCGGAGAAGAGAATATGCAACAGGTCACTTTCCAAGAATATTTGAATCATAGGTTGAGTAACGCATTTCAAGTCGAGAATCCTTATGAACAATTGGAATTTGTATTGACGGAATCGGAAGCACCTTCCTATAAAACGAGGGTTGCGAGTATCCAGTTCAAGGCGTCGCCTCGTTTTTTTGAGGCTATTCAATCATATAGGCAGTCACTGGAAGTATCCGGCATGATCTTTAGGGGAATTAAATTTAAGGGGAAATCAATCGTTTCCGCTGAACAAATGACAGAAAAATTTTATAGCGAAGACACTTCGATCCGCTTTTATAACAGAATTGAGAGACTAACGGAGTGGCTGAACGACCGAATTGATGAAGTGGAGAAGCAAGAACTGACGAAGCAGTGGGTGCAGGAAGAAATTGAGCTTCTTAGCGACGAAGATTATCGAAAGATTCATAGCCATTTACAGAAAAAACGTAACTCTAAGGAAGAAGAATTCGATAATTATGAGGATGAGATTGAAACGCTTGGTCGATTAATTGTTCGTAAAAAGCTGAGACCTCTGCGCAAACGGATTCAGGCTCTTCAATTTATCAACATGAAGGGGATATACAAGCAGCTTTTCGCCAATCCAATGCAGATGAAACCGTGGATGAAGGGGGATGCCCCTGAGAAGTGGGCTGATATTTGTCAGTTGTCAGTGGAAATGCTTGATGAAGGCAAACTGTTTTACGAAGATGCTACTCCATTTTTACTGTTAAAAGAGCTGATCCATGGCTTTCAGATGAATAGTACTATCAAACACGTACTTGTAGACGAAGCGCAAGATTATTCTTCGTTCCAATTCGAGTTTTTAAAGCGTTTATTTCCTGCGGCAAAAATGACTGCCCTAGGCGATTTTAATCAAGCAATATTCGCGCATGCTAGCGAGGTAGTCGATTTCCATACGCTTACTGGCCTATACGGACCGGAAGAAACGGAAGGAATTACTTTGACCCGTAGCTATAGATCCACAAAGCCGATTGTCGAATTTACACGCGGGCTCGTGCCTAATGGTAAACAAATTACAGCTTTTGAACGCGATGGCGACAAGCCTATTCTGGCTCAATTGCCTACTCATGCCGAATTGCATCGTTGTATTGCTTCCAAGATTTCAGACTTGCAGAAGCAAAAGTATAATACAATTGCGATTATATGCAAATCGGCAGCTGAGAGCGCTGTAGCGTTCGAGGCGCTGAGTGGCTTAGAAGAAATTAAACTTGTGAAAAGTGGTTCCGTTGAATACGAGCAAGGCGTTGTTGTTATCCCGGCGTATTTAGCGAAAGGAATCGAATTCGATGCTGTCATTATTTATGATGCTTCGGCACAAGTATACAGCGATGAAAGCCTACGCCGATTGTTCTATACCGCCTGTACTCGAGCTATGCATCACTTGCAGCTTTACAGTGTAGGTGAACCGAGCCCCTTTTTGCTCAATGTTACGCCAGAAAGTATAGTGCGGCGTTAG
- a CDS encoding exodeoxyribonuclease III produces MKLISWNVNGLRACVRKGFLDYFNEVNADIFCVQETKLQEGQIDLQLDGYHQYWNYAVKKGYSGTAVFTQEQPLSVKYGVGDADAEAEGRILTLEFAEFYLVNVYSPNAQRDLARLPFRLEWEENMRVYLKELDQHKPVILCGDLNVAHEEIDIRNVKSNIGNSGFTHEERGKMTALLAEGFVDTFRHFHPNQGDAYTWWSYMNKVRERNIGWRIDYFIASNRLEPLLKDATIHPDIMGSDHCPIVLELEL; encoded by the coding sequence TTGAAATTAATATCTTGGAATGTGAATGGCCTACGAGCTTGCGTACGTAAAGGGTTTTTAGACTATTTTAATGAAGTAAATGCCGATATTTTTTGTGTACAGGAGACGAAGTTGCAGGAAGGGCAAATCGATTTACAGTTGGATGGTTATCATCAGTATTGGAATTATGCTGTTAAAAAAGGTTATTCAGGGACGGCCGTGTTTACACAAGAGCAGCCGCTATCTGTGAAATACGGTGTGGGAGATGCAGACGCGGAAGCTGAAGGACGGATTTTGACATTAGAGTTTGCTGAGTTTTATTTGGTAAACGTCTATTCGCCAAACGCTCAGCGTGACTTGGCAAGATTGCCTTTCCGTTTGGAATGGGAAGAGAACATGCGGGTATACTTGAAGGAGCTTGACCAGCATAAGCCCGTTATTTTATGTGGCGATTTGAATGTAGCACATGAAGAAATTGATATTCGCAATGTTAAATCGAATATTGGTAATTCAGGATTTACTCATGAAGAACGAGGTAAGATGACGGCGTTGTTAGCAGAAGGTTTTGTCGACACGTTCAGACATTTTCATCCTAACCAAGGGGATGCCTATACCTGGTGGTCGTATATGAATAAAGTGCGGGAGCGTAATATTGGCTGGCGCATTGACTATTTCATTGCATCGAATCGACTGGAACCTTTACTTAAAGATGCAACAATTCATCCAGATATTATGGGCAGTGATCATTGTCCAATTGTTTTGGAACTTGAACTTTAA
- a CDS encoding MFS transporter encodes MTTQHVTRRLKFTRNTWLLLVGIVFIALTLRSPLTTVGPLISSIRDSLGISNVLAGFLTTIPLLAFAIISPFAPKLARRFGMELTLFGSLILLTAGIIIRSLGTIPALLIGTFLLGLAIAFGNVLLPSLIKLSFPLQIGLMTGIYSVSMNLSASIAIGVSVPLAQTAFGWQGALGMWSILALVALLVWLPQLKNKRLAAIPEVAKEKIPLWRSPLAWSVTLFMGFQSLLFYTTSAWLPEVLKAQGISADNAGWLVSLLQFSQLPITFIIPIIAGKVKAQRMIVVGVTVLYIIGYGGVLLNITALTALWMIMIGLAGGAAFGLAMMFFTLRTQTPQEAANLSGMAQSFGYALAAVGPVLFGLLHDSTGGWTIPMFILIFASVIVLLSGMSAGRNVLVTLYKR; translated from the coding sequence TTGACTACTCAACATGTAACTAGAAGATTAAAGTTCACACGTAATACATGGCTTCTACTAGTAGGTATCGTGTTTATCGCACTGACACTTCGTTCACCGTTAACAACTGTTGGCCCCCTCATTTCTTCCATTAGGGATAGCCTAGGGATTTCGAATGTCTTAGCAGGATTCTTGACAACAATCCCCTTACTGGCATTTGCGATTATTTCACCGTTTGCACCAAAGCTTGCACGACGCTTCGGAATGGAGCTCACCCTATTTGGTTCACTTATTTTATTAACAGCCGGCATTATCATTCGTTCACTAGGCACGATACCCGCTTTACTCATCGGAACGTTTCTACTTGGACTAGCCATCGCCTTCGGAAATGTGCTATTGCCTAGTTTGATAAAACTGAGTTTCCCGTTGCAAATTGGGCTGATGACGGGCATTTATTCCGTATCCATGAATCTCTCGGCTTCGATTGCAATTGGTGTCAGTGTACCACTCGCCCAAACAGCATTTGGCTGGCAAGGTGCATTAGGAATGTGGTCGATACTCGCACTCGTTGCTTTGTTGGTTTGGCTACCGCAATTAAAAAATAAACGCTTGGCAGCTATACCCGAAGTGGCAAAGGAAAAAATTCCTTTATGGCGCTCTCCTCTTGCCTGGAGTGTTACTTTGTTCATGGGTTTCCAATCTCTACTCTTTTATACAACTTCGGCCTGGCTACCTGAAGTATTAAAAGCACAAGGTATCAGCGCAGATAATGCAGGCTGGTTAGTCTCCCTACTGCAATTCTCTCAGCTACCTATTACGTTCATTATTCCTATCATTGCTGGAAAAGTGAAAGCTCAGCGCATGATTGTCGTTGGCGTCACTGTTTTATATATCATCGGATATGGCGGTGTTCTATTAAATATCACTGCTCTTACTGCATTATGGATGATTATGATCGGGTTGGCAGGCGGTGCTGCATTTGGATTGGCGATGATGTTCTTCACATTGCGCACGCAGACGCCACAGGAAGCCGCTAATTTGTCAGGGATGGCACAGTCTTTCGGCTATGCACTCGCCGCCGTGGGACCCGTATTATTCGGTTTATTACATGACTCCACAGGCGGTTGGACAATTCCGATGTTCATTCTCATCTTCGCTTCTGTAATTGTCTTATTATCTGGCATGTCTGCGGGGAGAAATGTATTAGTTACTCTATATAAAAGGTAA
- a CDS encoding xanthine phosphoribosyltransferase, translating to MKLLRDKIVQDGKVLSNQVLKVDTFLNHQIDPPLMKAIGEEFAARFKDAGITKILTIESSGIAPSMMAGLLLGVPVIFARKRKSLTLIDHLYTASVHSFTKKETNDISVSKDFITNEDTVLLIDDFLANGQAALGLLDIVEQAGSKLAGVGIVIEKGFQPGGVLLRERGIRVESLAIIASLENGQVTFTEEDKLQ from the coding sequence ATGAAGTTGCTGCGAGATAAAATTGTGCAGGATGGAAAAGTATTATCGAATCAAGTATTGAAAGTAGACACATTTTTGAATCACCAAATTGACCCACCGTTGATGAAGGCGATTGGCGAAGAGTTTGCGGCACGATTCAAGGACGCAGGCATCACTAAGATATTAACAATCGAATCGTCTGGTATTGCTCCATCTATGATGGCAGGTCTACTTCTAGGTGTTCCGGTAATTTTTGCACGTAAACGGAAGTCATTAACACTAATTGATCATTTGTATACGGCAAGTGTTCATTCCTTTACGAAGAAGGAAACGAATGACATTTCCGTTTCAAAGGATTTTATTACAAATGAAGATACAGTTTTGCTGATTGACGATTTCCTGGCGAATGGACAAGCTGCACTGGGCTTACTAGATATCGTTGAGCAGGCTGGCTCGAAGCTGGCGGGTGTCGGTATTGTTATAGAGAAAGGTTTCCAGCCGGGCGGAGTTCTACTACGCGAACGCGGTATCCGTGTGGAATCATTAGCGATAATTGCTTCGCTTGAAAACGGACAAGTAACGTTTACTGAGGAGGATAAACTTCAGTGA
- a CDS encoding LacI family DNA-binding transcriptional regulator yields MTNIKDLAKIAKVSVTTVSRVLNNHPYVSEEKRNAVLNAIKVTNYNRNINAVHLSRGKTKLIGVVLPFSDHSYFSLLLKGIAKQALVNNYHLVLFQTDYMERKEREALQMLKEKQIDGLIVCSRTCDMQLIEEHQQFGPIVLSEDVKGKTISTTFVNHYEIFFNALEYLYQKGHRKIGYSVGRSSGPSSFDREQAYREFHKKHGLAYNPEYIIDDCFYFEDGEKIVNKVKNMAIPPTALLVTGDQVAAGIVICCQQQQISIPNDLAICGFDNQPIAKMMNITTIEIPVIEMGSNLFLQAINEDISNKEIAVKLIERGTV; encoded by the coding sequence ATGACAAATATTAAAGATTTGGCAAAGATAGCTAAGGTATCAGTAACAACAGTTTCCCGGGTGTTAAATAATCATCCCTATGTGAGTGAGGAAAAAAGGAATGCAGTATTAAATGCCATAAAAGTTACGAATTATAATAGAAATATCAATGCGGTCCATTTGAGCAGGGGAAAAACGAAACTGATAGGCGTTGTACTCCCATTTTCTGATCACTCATATTTTTCTTTGTTGTTGAAGGGAATCGCCAAGCAAGCATTAGTCAACAACTATCATCTGGTCTTATTTCAAACCGATTATATGGAAAGAAAAGAAAGGGAAGCATTGCAAATGCTGAAAGAAAAGCAAATCGATGGGTTGATAGTTTGTTCGAGAACTTGCGATATGCAATTAATAGAAGAGCATCAGCAATTTGGTCCAATCGTCTTATCCGAAGATGTGAAAGGAAAAACAATTTCGACTACCTTTGTCAATCACTATGAAATATTTTTTAATGCATTGGAGTATTTATATCAGAAAGGTCATAGAAAAATTGGCTATTCTGTTGGCAGAAGCTCAGGACCAAGTAGTTTTGATAGGGAGCAAGCTTATCGGGAGTTTCATAAGAAGCATGGTTTAGCATACAACCCTGAATACATTATTGACGACTGCTTCTATTTTGAGGACGGAGAAAAGATCGTTAATAAAGTGAAAAATATGGCTATCCCTCCCACGGCTTTGCTAGTAACGGGCGACCAAGTTGCAGCTGGTATCGTAATCTGCTGTCAACAACAGCAAATATCAATACCGAATGATCTAGCTATCTGTGGTTTTGACAATCAACCTATAGCAAAGATGATGAACATTACAACGATAGAAATACCTGTTATAGAGATGGGAAGTAACCTTTTCCTCCAGGCAATAAATGAGGATATATCAAATAAGGAAATAGCCGTAAAACTGATTGAGAGAGGGACTGTATAA
- a CDS encoding SRPBCC family protein, with protein sequence MIATIKPIGEGYIARYERPMQHPIENVWAMLTNNEELEKWFQELSVGDPRNGGFMKFNMPDGKFEELEIFEYTQHAVLEFDWFGDGVRFGLHQEQNGCLLLFTERFKTLTEQRVKDLAGWHVCLDVIKSLLDGKPIHSREAEWKRWYSEYERVVNELRIVDKA encoded by the coding sequence ATGATTGCTACTATTAAACCAATTGGAGAAGGTTACATCGCCCGCTATGAGCGCCCTATGCAGCACCCAATAGAAAATGTTTGGGCAATGTTGACGAATAATGAGGAACTAGAAAAATGGTTTCAAGAGTTGAGCGTCGGAGATCCTCGTAACGGTGGGTTCATGAAGTTCAATATGCCCGACGGGAAGTTTGAGGAACTTGAAATTTTCGAGTACACGCAGCATGCTGTTCTGGAATTTGATTGGTTCGGTGATGGTGTCCGTTTTGGGTTGCACCAGGAGCAAAATGGTTGTTTACTCCTTTTTACAGAGCGGTTCAAAACGCTAACTGAGCAAAGGGTCAAAGATCTTGCAGGCTGGCATGTTTGTTTGGATGTTATCAAGTCGCTACTTGATGGGAAACCCATTCATTCGAGAGAAGCTGAGTGGAAGAGATGGTATAGTGAATATGAACGCGTGGTGAATGAACTTAGGATAGTAGACAAAGCGTGA
- a CDS encoding PfkB family carbohydrate kinase, with protein sequence MVLNEKEAAIVMLLRKNPFLTQQDMADQLEMSRPALANLISGLVRRGVITGRAYILSEDNEVVCIGGANVDRKFHLKEATQLGTSNPSAMSVAVGGVARNIADNLGRLDHSVRLLTVAGNDADWQLIEQESADFMDVKAVGLLPGQSTGSYSAVLSTDGELVVAMANMDVYDALSVDYIESNDRLIANAALVVMDLNCPKETVEFVKSRAIAHGTDLAIVPVSSPKMTRMPDNLEGVTWFICNQDEAETYTGQSIQNAADWESAVHKLFEAGAENVVVTAGSKGVMAGKHGGEVKRYTAMSGVSVEDVTGAGDAFVSGVLHGHLEGVDTSEAIRCGLVNAAKTLESSYTVRPELTKEQLTIELEEY encoded by the coding sequence GTGGTATTGAATGAGAAGGAAGCGGCGATTGTTATGCTTCTTCGAAAAAATCCATTTTTGACCCAACAGGACATGGCCGATCAATTGGAAATGTCAAGACCTGCGCTTGCCAATCTTATCTCGGGATTGGTGAGGCGTGGCGTTATCACAGGGCGTGCTTATATTTTATCTGAGGATAATGAAGTGGTTTGTATCGGCGGAGCGAATGTCGACCGAAAGTTTCATCTGAAAGAAGCCACACAATTGGGTACGTCAAATCCTTCTGCAATGTCCGTGGCGGTCGGGGGCGTTGCTCGTAATATCGCAGATAATCTTGGGCGGCTCGATCACTCAGTTCGATTATTAACAGTTGCAGGTAATGATGCGGATTGGCAATTGATTGAACAAGAGTCTGCGGATTTTATGGATGTTAAGGCAGTTGGATTATTGCCAGGACAATCTACAGGTTCTTATTCGGCGGTGCTTAGCACGGATGGAGAATTGGTTGTTGCGATGGCTAATATGGATGTCTATGATGCGTTGTCGGTTGATTATATTGAAAGCAATGATCGATTGATTGCCAATGCTGCATTAGTAGTGATGGATTTGAATTGTCCGAAAGAAACGGTTGAATTTGTGAAAAGTCGTGCAATAGCACATGGTACGGACCTAGCAATTGTTCCTGTATCTTCACCGAAAATGACGCGGATGCCGGATAATTTGGAAGGTGTGACTTGGTTTATCTGTAATCAGGATGAAGCCGAAACCTACACAGGGCAATCGATTCAAAATGCTGCAGATTGGGAAAGTGCTGTGCATAAATTGTTCGAAGCGGGCGCAGAGAACGTTGTTGTAACGGCTGGTTCGAAGGGTGTTATGGCAGGAAAACATGGCGGAGAAGTGAAAAGATATACAGCAATGAGTGGTGTATCCGTGGAAGATGTTACTGGAGCGGGTGATGCATTTGTTTCCGGTGTTTTACACGGACATTTAGAAGGTGTGGATACAAGTGAGGCGATTCGTTGTGGATTAGTCAATGCCGCAAAAACGCTTGAATCATCCTATACAGTACGACCAGAATTAACAAAAGAGCAGCTCACAATCGAATTGGAGGAATACTAA
- a CDS encoding pseudouridine-5'-phosphate glycosidase, protein MEKYLSYSAEVQEAMAQGKPVVALESTIISHGMPYPQNVKTAREVEQIIRDNGAVPATIAIIDGMIKIGLSDEELEMFGNSQGVAKVSRRDIGYLIATKQLGATTVAATMICAELAGIPIFVTGGIGGVHRGAETTMDISADLEELAQTDVAVICAGAKSILDIGLTLEYLETKGVPVVGYGTDVLPAFYTRTSEFSLQIRADKPETVADMLRAKWDLGLKGGAVIANPIPEADAMEESFINGIIKTALDEANANGIAGKDVTPFMLGKVKELTDGKSLDANIALVKHNAVIGAQIAVAFNGK, encoded by the coding sequence ATGGAAAAATATCTATCTTACTCAGCAGAAGTACAAGAAGCAATGGCACAAGGAAAGCCGGTCGTCGCACTCGAATCGACGATCATTTCACACGGTATGCCATACCCACAAAACGTGAAAACAGCACGAGAAGTGGAACAAATTATCCGTGATAATGGTGCGGTACCTGCAACAATCGCAATTATTGATGGTATGATCAAAATCGGTCTTTCAGATGAAGAACTTGAAATGTTCGGGAATAGTCAAGGAGTTGCGAAGGTTTCACGTCGTGATATCGGCTATTTAATCGCAACAAAACAACTTGGTGCGACAACGGTTGCTGCAACAATGATCTGTGCAGAACTTGCTGGTATTCCTATCTTTGTAACAGGTGGTATTGGTGGTGTTCACCGCGGTGCGGAAACAACAATGGATATCTCTGCTGACCTCGAAGAACTTGCGCAAACGGACGTTGCTGTTATTTGTGCGGGTGCGAAATCAATTCTTGATATCGGTTTGACACTTGAGTATTTAGAAACAAAAGGTGTGCCAGTTGTGGGCTATGGAACAGATGTGTTACCAGCTTTCTATACACGTACAAGTGAATTTTCACTTCAAATTCGTGCAGACAAACCTGAAACGGTTGCGGACATGCTTCGTGCGAAATGGGATCTTGGATTAAAAGGCGGAGCAGTCATTGCTAACCCAATTCCAGAAGCGGATGCAATGGAAGAAAGTTTCATCAATGGCATTATTAAAACAGCACTAGACGAAGCGAATGCAAATGGTATCGCGGGTAAAGATGTCACGCCATTCATGCTTGGTAAAGTGAAAGAATTGACAGATGGTAAGAGCTTGGATGCTAACATTGCTTTAGTGAAACATAACGCAGTGATCGGTGCGCAAATTGCAGTTGCGTTTAACGGAAAGTAA
- a CDS encoding ABC transporter ATP-binding protein, with protein MLKLQQINKIFNEATPDEKIALDQINLHLKPGDFVTVIGSNGAGKSTMMNMISGALTPDFGTIEIDGEDVVRLPEYKRSIKIGRVFQDPMAGTAPAMTIEENLAMAYSRNKKRGLRKGVDKKRREYFRSSLETLHLNLENRMNAKVGMLSGGERQALSLLMATFTQPSILLLDEHTAALDPSRAELITNLTKQLVDKDELTTLMVTHNMQQAMDLGNRLIMMDKGQIILEVEAEEKKQLTIEKLMAEFQRIRGEKLNSDAALLSV; from the coding sequence TTGTTGAAACTCCAGCAAATCAATAAGATATTCAATGAGGCGACGCCTGATGAAAAAATTGCACTCGATCAAATTAATCTACATTTAAAACCGGGCGATTTTGTGACTGTCATTGGTAGTAATGGTGCGGGTAAATCGACGATGATGAATATGATTTCTGGTGCATTGACACCTGATTTTGGTACGATTGAAATTGACGGAGAAGACGTTGTGAGATTGCCAGAATACAAACGTTCTATCAAAATTGGACGAGTTTTCCAAGATCCAATGGCGGGAACGGCTCCTGCGATGACGATTGAGGAAAATTTGGCGATGGCCTATTCTCGCAATAAAAAGCGTGGATTACGCAAAGGTGTCGATAAGAAACGCCGGGAGTATTTCCGCTCATCACTTGAAACGCTGCACTTGAATTTAGAAAATCGGATGAATGCCAAAGTCGGTATGCTATCAGGTGGAGAACGCCAAGCACTTTCTTTGCTGATGGCAACGTTTACGCAGCCATCTATTTTGTTGCTTGATGAACATACAGCGGCCCTTGACCCATCAAGAGCCGAGTTGATCACGAATTTAACGAAGCAGCTTGTTGACAAGGATGAATTGACAACGCTTATGGTCACGCATAATATGCAGCAGGCTATGGATTTGGGCAACCGACTTATTATGATGGACAAAGGTCAAATTATTTTAGAAGTCGAAGCTGAAGAGAAGAAGCAGTTGACGATTGAAAAGCTAATGGCTGAATTCCAACGCATTCGCGGTGAGAAATTAAATAGTGACGCAGCTTTGCTGTCCGTGTGA